From Cricetulus griseus strain 17A/GY chromosome 1 unlocalized genomic scaffold, alternate assembly CriGri-PICRH-1.0 chr1_0, whole genome shotgun sequence, a single genomic window includes:
- the Dmtf1 gene encoding cyclin-D-binding Myb-like transcription factor 1 isoform X3 yields the protein MIRALMTLLLAYQLLHSHILQNDQLDEISPLGTEEVSAVSQAWFTTKEDKDSLTNKGHKWKQGMWSKEEIDILMNNIERYLKARGIKDATEIIFEMSKDERKDFYRTIAWGLNRPLFAVYRRVLRMYDDRNHVGKYTPEEIEKLKELRIKHGNDWATIGAALGRSASSVKDRCRLMKDTCNTGKWTEEEEKRLAEVVHELTSTEPGDIVTQGVSWAAVAERVGTRSEKQCRSKWLNYLNWKQSGGTEWTKEDEINLILRIAELDVADENDINWDLLAEGWSSVRSPQWLRSKWWTIKRQIANHKDVSFPVLIKGLKQLHENQKNNPVLLENKSGSGVPNSNCNSSVQHVQIRVARLEDNTAISPSPMAALQIPVQITHVSSTDSPAASVDSETITLNSGTLQTFEILPSFHLQPTGTPGTYLLQTSSSQGLPLTLTTSPTVTLAAAAPASPEQIIVHALSPEHLLNTSDNVTVQCHTPRVIIQTVATEDIASSVSQAELTVGSDLHSSDFPEPPDALEADTFPDEIPQPKMTIQPSFNTHVSKFSDQNSTELMNSVMVRTEEEIADTDLKQEEPPADLASAYVTEDLESPTIVHQVHQTIDDETILIVPSPHGFIQASDVIDTESVLPLTTLTDPIFQHHQEESNIIGSSLGSPVSEDSKDVEDLVNCH from the exons attttacagAATGATCAACTAGATGAAATATCTCCATTGGGTACTGAGGAAGTTTCAGCGGTTAGCCAAGCATGGTTTACAACTAAAGAAGATAAGGATTCTCTCACTAACAAAG GACACAAATGGAAGCAGGGGATGTGGTCCAAGGAAGAAATCGATATTTTGATGAACAACATTGAGCGCTATCTGAAG GCACGCGGAATAAAAGATGCTACAGAGATCATCTTTGAGATGTCGAAAGACGAAAGAAAAGATTTCTACAGGACTATAGCATGGGGGCTGAACCGACCTTTGTTTGCCGTTTACAGAAGAGTGCTGCGCATGTATGACGACAGGAACCATGTGGGAAA ATACACCCCTGAAGAAATTGAGAAGCTCAAAGA GCTCCGGATAAAGCATGGCAATGACTGGGCAACTATAGGGGCGGCCCTAGGAAGAAGTGCCTCTTCTGTCAAAGACCGCTGCCGACTGATGAAGGACACCTGCAACACAG GGAAATGgacagaagaagaggagaagagactTGCAGAGGTGGTTCATGAATTAACAAGCACGGAGCCAGGTGACATCGTCACACAGGGCGTGTCTTGGGCAGCTGTAGCTGAAAGAGTGGGTACCCGCTCAGAAAAGCAATGCCGTTCTAAGTGGCTCAACTACTTGAACTGGAAACAGAGTGGGGGTACAGAATGGACCAAGGAAGATGAAATCAATCTCATCCTAAG GATAGCAGAGCTTGATGTAGCTGATGAAAATGACATAAACTGGGATCTTTTAGCTGAGGGATGGAGCAGTGTCCGTTCACCACAGTGGCTTCGAAGTAAATGGTGGACCATCAAAAGGCAAATTGCAAACCACAAGGATGTCTCGTTTCCCG TCTTAATAAAAGGTCTTAAACAGTTACATGAGAACCAAAAAAACAACCCAGTGCTTTTGGAGAATAAATCAGGATCTGGAGTTCCAAACAGTAATTGCAATTCCAGTGTACAGCATGTTCAGATCAGAGTCGCCCGCTTGGAAGATAatacagccatctctccaagccccatGGCAGCGTTGCAGATTCCAGTCCAGATCACCCACGTCT CTTCCACAGACTCCCCTGCTGCTTCTGTTGACTCAGAAACAATAACACTAAACAGTGGAACACTAcagacatttgagattcttccA tcTTTCCATTTACAGCCCACTGGTACTCCAGGTACCTACCTTCTTCAGACAAGCTCAAGTCAAGGCCTTCCCCTCACTCTGACCACAAGTCCCACAGTGACCCTGGCAgctgctgctcctgcttctcCTGAACAGATCATTGTTCATGCTCTATCC CCAGAGCATCTGTTGAACACAAGTGACAATGTCACAGTGCAGTGTCACACGCCAAGAGTAATTATTCAAACTGTGGCTACAGAAGACATCGCTTCTTCAGTATCCCAAGCAGAACTGACAGTTGGTAGTGATCTTCACTCGTCTGATTTTCCTGAGCCTCCAGATGCGCTAGAAGCAGACACTTTCCCAGATGAAATTCCTCAGCCTAAGATGACTATACAACCATCATTTAATACTCATGTTTCTAAATTCAGTGACCAGAATAGTACAGAACTGATGAATAGTGTTATGGTCAGAACAGAGGAAGAAATTGCCGATACTGATCTTAAGCAGGAAGAACCACCTGCTGACTTAGCCAGTGCTTATGTTACTGAG gaTTTAGAGTCTCCCACCATAGTACACCAAGTTCATCAAACAATTGATGATGAAACAATACTTATTGTTCCTTCACCACATGGCTTTATCCAGGCTTCCGATGTTATAGACACTGAATCCGTCTTACCTTTGACAACACTAACAG ATCCCATATTCCAGCATCATCAGGAAGAATCAAATATAATTGGATCATCTTTAGGCAGTCCTGTTTCTGAAGACTCAAAGGATGTTGAGGACTTGGTAAACTGTCACTAG